The Oncorhynchus mykiss isolate Arlee chromosome 5, USDA_OmykA_1.1, whole genome shotgun sequence DNA window CTGAGCGAACTGGTTGGATCCGGTGAGAGAGGCTGATGATGCTGTGTTAGGGATGGggaggctggtgtgtgtgtgtgtttctgtgatatGGGGACACTGCAGTCCCAGTCCTGCTCTCGTATGCCATCGCGAGGCCTTGTCCTTCTGTACATCTGCAGACGGCCATGATCTTATAAGAGCACATCGTTTTTCTTATAAGGAACCACACATTGCATTCACACGCACATTGACGGACAGTAATGAACGCTTAGGTTACAGTATATGGAATCGTATCGAATGGCGGCGAGAGGATATTATAattgtctgtagtgtgtgtgtgtgtgtgtgtgtgtgtgtgtgtgtgtgtgtgtgtgtgtgttgctctcgtAACCCGATGGTTTGGTATATGTTGTTCTCTGTAGCCTGACAGTTCAAGTAGCTCAAGCCATTGTTAATGCGAGGTCGTTTTCCCAAACAACAACCGATTGCTCCAGAGGTCAGACTCATGGAAAATGTTTAAATATCACTGACGTTCAAGTTCTTTAAAAAAAGACACGGATGTGTTTTATTTTCAAATGCATATAGACACAATCATTTGAATTCCTTATTTTGGGCTTTGCATTTTCTGTCAATCAATTCCTAATCTCTGTTTAGGAGCGGTTTCCTGGACAGAGATAAAGCTATTATTTCTCTCTTTTTCAAAAGGCAGAAAACAATTTCAAtcaacagaaaatatttatttcGTTATTAATCCAGGAATAGGCTATATCTGAATCTGGGAAACCGGACCTTTCGGGTTTACGAGGACAGCACTGCATGCATACCATGCACACCTCCACTTAGGAAGTGGAGGATTGCATATGTCAGGATGTTATCCATTTAAAAGCTCCTTTTCTATTTGAACCTCTTTGTTTACCAAGAGACCCTAATATAAAACCTAATGTCCCAGAGGTGAATGAGGGCGATGGCCGGCTTCGAGACGTCTGTCTCGCCATCCCCCTcagcatctcacacacacacacacacacacacaccgtgatcTCTGGTGATCCCTGGTCCCTCTGTCGCGTCACATCGACCGGCTGGGACTTGGGGGCTGGACCATGCACCTTGAACTCTGACCCCTGTCTCTGCTTCTgtctgtgtacctgtgtgtgtgtgtgtgtgtgtgtaggggacaTGAAGCAGCTGCTGGTATGGATCAGAGGGAATATGCTGAAGGAACGGCCAGAGCTCTTTGTCCAGGGAGATACTGTGTGagtattatacacacacacacgcacaccgcaatacattttttttagtgATCGACTGTTTATTCTTTTTGGGGTGAAACAGTTACAAAAGGAGCGATGCAGACATGTTTATATTTGCCAAAATGTGTCCGAAAggcacagccatcattaaaagaGGTGGATACTACCGGACAGACAGGAGTTGTGGTTTGTGGATGCCCTGTCCTCCTCACCCATTATAGACTTTTATTGTTCCTTTTTTATAGGGGTCTATTTATAGGGGTAACTAGCTAATGAAGGGAGGacatgtgagagagggaggaaatcTGTGCTACTACCTATAGATCTGTCTACTCTTAATCATTGTAAGGTCACATTGTATTCCAAACGGGGATTCTTTTCTTTTAACCTGAAAAACTGACATTTTTAACAGCTGCACCACATTAGTGGAGTCTGTTTTTAATGCTTTAATTTTTGAAAAACATTCTAgtgatttagcagacgcttttatctaGAGCGACTTCCAGTAGTGAGTGCATagattttcatactggtcccccgtgggaatcgaacccacaaccctaccAACGGAGTCACCCGGGACTATGTTTTTTAAGGTGTACTGGCCATGTCAGGGGAGGTTATGTATTTTATGCAGTATGGAAAGGGGAAGTGCGTTTTGAAGGTAAAGCAGCCTATCAGAGCATTGCGTGTAGCCCTCTGACTCTGTGACGTCGAGAGCTCACCGACCGCGGTGGGGATGGAGGCAACTTCATACGTACAGCAAGAGAGGAAAAATAAACTACCCGCAGTTGTGCCGCATGTCGCTACGTCTTCAGCTAGCATAGTCAGATTTAAGCGGGCTACCGCAGTCTACAACACATGATCTCACACACCCGATCCGCGTCCTCCTGTGATGTGTAAAACACATGCATGTGATTTTTTTATATCATTTTTCTTCCTTGTGTAGAATTATCTTCAGACTAGATTGCCTTACTTGTGTGTCTGAGGTATTCTGAGGTGTTCAATGCAATGTCTTTTCCCCTTGATTTTAATAGGAGGCCTGGGATCTTGGTACTTATCAATGATGCCGACTGGGAATTGATGGTGGGTGTTCTAACAGAGTGTGTATTGGGTGTAAAAGACTAAACACAAAAAGCTCACGCACATTGTTCATTTGCACGGTATATGCTACAGCGTATCTCTAAAAACTATACCGGTCTTTTGAGACTAAatgcatttaaaaatatatatatatagttatgaGCACACTTTTGATACCATTTCTGTTTAGTTTTTTTAACAGGAGCAAATCCACACTCCCTTTTGTCTATTTCCTCCATGTCTTTTCTATTTACCTGTTATAGCATACGTGTGAatgtctgactgtttgtgtgtgtctctctctttccttatttAAACATACGTATATATTAAATATCCCTAGCATGCATgtgtgtctctcacacacacacacacacacacacacacacacaccttttataTAAATTCAATgaatgaaatctctctctctgaagggtGAGTTGGAGTACGAGCTACAGGACAAGGACAACGTAGTATTCATCTCTACTCTCCACGGAGGTTAGAAAATACTGGGTGTAGATGTCTACAGGCAGCCTCCACACACAATTCCCCTCACTTTCTCCTACTCCTATTGTTCCACCACAAAACAAAACTCGCTGGACTCTTAGACCTCTCCggtccaaccaaccaaccactgAAAGAACACTGGGATGCTATGATTTATGTTTTCCCAAGCCTGTATTATCTAggatcatttttttattttatttttttagatcATAATTATTACAATTATAAGGACAGGgtgggcctgatcctagatcagcactccgaattgtttttttgtttttttaaatatgggTGCTGGTCCtccagaattatttttttttgtttgttgtggaGTGAGGAGAAGATTTTGTCTACGGAGAGGGACTCTATGGTGATGGCGTGAGTCTTTTCAGGGCCACAGTCATTAATATTCTGCTACAGTTCTGTCTCCATTCAAATAGATTCAGAAGAGACAGTAGGACTTGAGCTGATACTTTTTTGCCTTGAACTCTGCATGTGATTGGTCAAGAATCATAATAATTTACCagattttaaacttttttttaattCACTGACAAATTGCTGCTTCAATCCTGCAATGTATGTTTTGAGACAAAATGGGTATTGAGACAATTAATCTGTCATAAAAATATGCATTTGGCTTGCTGCAATGTAACcataaacaaatgtatttaattgGCTTAGATGAATAAAAGGATTGCATACTTTAACTCATTTATTACCTATCAAGTCTAACTTTCCCTTTCAACGACATCTTTCTGTTTGCTGCAGTACAGAATAAAATAAGTTGAATGATACGGTCACAGTTTACTATGCCTCGCTCTACATGTCTAAGCATACACAACCTGTTTACATCGTTGCTTATGTTGTCTATCCTTACCTATTCCCCTATAGTTACACGCATTTGAatgatttgtttgacaatgttattattatgttttattataaCGGTCCATATAGGCCAATAATAAGCATTTGAAAGTGTTATATCGTGATTTAAAACTGATCGATGTAAATGAGGTATCGGATTTGGAGTTATAGGCTGATTACAGACGGGATTTAAAGGACTATTTCTCCTCAGAGCCTTCACGTAGAATATTCATAAGGTCAACCTGAAAGAAAGACCACGGCGGTTGTGGACTCGGATTTGCAACGGGAAACCATCTGATAATAGTAGCTATAATGCCAATGCAAATTAGCTTTGCGAGAGGGAGAAATGTGGTGCGTGTCAGTCGGTGCTTGGAAGGTTGAGCTGCAAATTtgagtgtgcttgtgtgtggCGCGAGTGgaagccttttttttttttttttaaaggggagAAAGGGCTGAGAAAAGAACACACGGTGCACCCCGCGGCGTGACCTGTCGAGAGGCCATGAGTCGGTTGGGCTCCACAAAACACTGGATAATTATCAAAGACTCAAAGCCAGCCAAAGAAACGGCTTGTTTTAGCACGACGTTTTACTGCGTGTATT harbors:
- the urm1 gene encoding ubiquitin-related modifier 1, coding for MAAPIAIHLEFGGGAELLFGSVKEHHVTLPNQSEPWDMKQLLVWIRGNMLKERPELFVQGDTVRPGILVLINDADWELMGELEYELQDKDNVVFISTLHGG